In Pseudomonas sp. R76, one genomic interval encodes:
- a CDS encoding protein kinase: MNTLAQLKAGQLAGTTRLDLSCGLTEFPREIFELADSLEILNLTGNALSSLPDDLHRLSHLRVLFCSDNAFTALPECLGQCAKLSMIGFKANQISHVPAAALPPQLRWLILTDNRISQLPSELGERPLLQKLMLAGNQLTELPHSLINCHNLELIRIASNRLTQLPEWLLTLPSLTWLAYAGNPVEMAVELAVDDATPNIAWAELELGDVLGEGASGIIRKALWKPQALPVAVKLYKGAITSDGSPLHEMQACIAAGLHPNLIKVEGRVVGHPEDQAALVMDLIDPSYRNLAALPSLASCTRDIYAPSTRFSPEVALRMARGIASVAAHLHRHGITHGDLYGHNILWNADGDCLLGDFGAASFHATADTVETRALQRIEVRAFGVLLGELLERVDTPFNDEALVSLHNSCCQPDVLARPSFEEIEALLNLG, translated from the coding sequence ATGAATACCCTCGCCCAACTCAAGGCCGGCCAATTGGCCGGCACCACGCGCCTGGACCTGTCCTGCGGGCTGACCGAATTCCCGCGGGAAATCTTCGAACTGGCCGACTCGCTGGAAATCCTCAACCTCACGGGCAACGCCCTGAGCAGCCTGCCCGACGACCTGCATCGCCTGTCGCACCTGCGCGTGCTGTTTTGCTCGGACAACGCCTTCACCGCGTTGCCGGAATGCCTGGGCCAGTGCGCCAAGCTAAGCATGATCGGCTTCAAGGCCAACCAGATCAGCCACGTTCCCGCCGCCGCCCTGCCGCCGCAGTTGCGCTGGCTGATCCTCACCGATAACCGCATCAGCCAATTGCCCAGCGAATTGGGCGAGCGGCCGCTGCTGCAAAAACTGATGCTGGCCGGCAACCAACTGACGGAACTGCCGCACAGCCTGATCAACTGCCACAACCTGGAGCTGATTCGCATCGCCTCCAACCGCCTGACCCAATTGCCCGAGTGGCTGCTGACGCTGCCGAGCCTGACCTGGCTGGCCTATGCCGGTAACCCGGTGGAGATGGCGGTGGAATTAGCCGTCGATGACGCAACGCCGAACATTGCCTGGGCGGAACTGGAGCTGGGCGACGTACTCGGCGAAGGCGCCTCGGGGATCATCCGCAAGGCGCTATGGAAGCCGCAGGCCTTGCCTGTGGCGGTCAAACTGTACAAAGGCGCGATCACCAGCGATGGTTCACCGTTGCATGAAATGCAGGCCTGCATCGCCGCTGGCCTGCACCCCAACCTGATCAAGGTGGAAGGCCGCGTGGTGGGCCATCCCGAAGATCAAGCCGCGCTGGTCATGGACCTGATCGACCCGAGCTACCGCAACCTCGCCGCCTTGCCGAGCCTGGCGTCGTGCACGCGGGACATCTACGCACCGAGCACGCGTTTCAGCCCTGAAGTGGCCTTGCGCATGGCGCGGGGCATTGCCTCGGTGGCGGCGCACTTGCACCGGCACGGGATCACCCATGGCGACCTGTACGGTCACAATATTCTGTGGAACGCCGATGGCGACTGCCTGCTCGGCGACTTTGGCGCGGCGTCGTTCCATGCCACGGCGGATACCGTGGAAACCAGGGCGTTGCAGCGCATTGAAGTGCGGGCGTTTGGAGTGTTGCTGGGGGAGTTGCTGGAGCGCGTCGACACGCCGTTCAACGACGAAGCGTTGGTCTCGCTGCATAACAGCTGCTGCCAGCCTGATGTGTTGGCGCGGCCGAGCTTTGAAGAGATTGAAGCGCTGCTGAACCTGGGGTGA
- a CDS encoding YebC/PmpR family DNA-binding transcriptional regulator — MGAQWKVKHKEAASNAKGKIFGKLVKEITIAARNGADTATNAHLRLVVEQAKKASMPKETLERAIKKGAGLLGETVQYHRVTYEGFAPHQVPLIVECVTDNINRTVAEIRVAFRKGQLGASGSVAWDFNHVGLIEASPDTPDADPEMAAIEAGAQDFEDGEEEGTTLFITETTDLDAVQKALPEQGFTVLSAKLGYISKNPVSGLTDEQMAEVEAFLEGLDNHDDVQDMFVGLAG; from the coding sequence ATGGGCGCACAGTGGAAAGTCAAACATAAAGAAGCGGCATCGAATGCCAAGGGCAAAATCTTCGGCAAGCTGGTGAAAGAAATCACCATCGCTGCCCGCAATGGCGCCGACACCGCGACCAACGCCCACCTGCGTCTGGTGGTAGAACAGGCCAAAAAGGCCTCGATGCCCAAGGAAACCCTGGAGCGCGCCATCAAAAAAGGCGCCGGCCTGCTGGGTGAAACCGTGCAGTACCACCGCGTGACGTATGAGGGGTTCGCCCCGCACCAGGTGCCGCTGATCGTTGAGTGCGTGACCGACAACATCAACCGTACCGTGGCGGAAATCCGTGTGGCATTCCGCAAGGGGCAACTGGGCGCTTCCGGCTCCGTGGCCTGGGACTTCAACCATGTCGGCCTGATCGAAGCCTCGCCGGACACCCCGGATGCCGACCCGGAAATGGCCGCGATCGAAGCTGGCGCCCAGGATTTTGAAGACGGCGAAGAAGAGGGCACCACCCTGTTCATCACCGAAACCACCGACCTCGATGCCGTGCAAAAAGCACTGCCGGAGCAGGGCTTTACCGTGCTGTCGGCCAAGCTCGGTTATATCTCGAAGAACCCGGTGAGCGGTTTGACCGACGAGCAGATGGCTGAAGTCGAAGCCTTCCTGGAAGGCCTGGACAACCATGACGACGTGCAGGATATGTTCGTTGGCCTGGCTGGCTGA
- a CDS encoding LysR substrate-binding domain-containing protein, with amino-acid sequence MNLFQLRAFDAVAREGSFTRAAARLFISQPAVTGHIKALEEHYQIPLLRRTARRVELTEEGTRLAAITRAIFGLVDEAQTLLEANRQLLTGRLEVAADGPHLVMPMIARLRARYPGITVNLRLGNAQDTLAALLSEHADVAVLTEVEPRNGLHLQALNESRICALVPTGHPWLADPAGIRLEQLHEVIMVLREPSSITRRTFDSACASANVQPRVLLELDSREAVTEAVAAELGVGVVSSMEVSRDPRVHAIALQGDGLVNRHMLGCLERRRSLRLIQAFFELAS; translated from the coding sequence ATGAACCTGTTTCAATTGCGTGCATTCGATGCAGTGGCCCGCGAGGGCAGCTTTACCCGAGCGGCTGCGCGGCTGTTTATCAGCCAGCCGGCGGTGACCGGGCACATCAAGGCGCTCGAAGAGCACTACCAGATTCCGCTGTTGCGCCGCACGGCACGGCGGGTGGAGTTGACCGAGGAGGGCACCCGCCTGGCGGCGATCACCCGCGCGATTTTCGGGCTGGTGGATGAGGCGCAGACTTTGCTGGAGGCCAATCGCCAATTGCTCACCGGGCGCCTGGAAGTCGCGGCGGATGGCCCGCACCTGGTGATGCCGATGATCGCCCGCCTGCGCGCGCGTTACCCCGGCATCACCGTCAACCTGCGGCTGGGCAATGCCCAGGACACGCTGGCGGCGTTGTTGTCGGAACACGCGGACGTGGCGGTGCTTACCGAGGTAGAACCGCGCAATGGCCTGCACCTGCAAGCGTTGAACGAGTCGCGGATCTGCGCTTTGGTGCCGACAGGGCACCCGTGGCTCGCCGACCCGGCGGGTATTCGCCTGGAGCAATTGCACGAGGTGATCATGGTGCTGCGCGAGCCCAGTTCGATTACCAGGCGCACCTTCGACAGCGCCTGCGCCAGCGCCAATGTGCAACCCAGGGTGTTGCTGGAGCTCGACAGCCGCGAGGCGGTGACCGAAGCCGTCGCCGCTGAACTGGGCGTGGGCGTGGTGTCGTCGATGGAGGTCAGCCGCGACCCGCGCGTGCATGCGATCGCCTTGCAGGGCGACGGCCTGGTCAACCGGCATATGCTCGGTTGTCTCGAGCGACGCCGCTCATTGCGCTTGATCCAGGCGTTTTTCGAGTTGGCGTCTTGA
- a CDS encoding 2-aminoethylphosphonate--pyruvate transaminase — MTTAAPILLTPGPLTTSARTRQAMLVDWGSWDERFNQLTASVCEQLLAILNGADSHHCVPLQGSGTFAVEAAIGTLVPRDGKVLVLINGAYGKRLAKICAVLGRDFSTFETAENEPSTAAAVDRLLHADPAITHVALIHCETSTGILNPLPDIAQVVKTHEKRLIIDAMSSFGALPIDAREVPFDALIAASGKCLEGVPGMGFVFANKQALAAAEGNCHSLAMDLFDQQRYMAKTGQWRFTPPTHVVAALHEALLQYHEEGGLPARHQRYARNCQALLDGMAELGLRSFLPAAIQAPIIVTFHAPQDPRYQFKDFYERVKAKGFILYPGKLTEVDTFRVGCIGHVDAADMRAAVAAIAQALHAMHINLSSFGSQP; from the coding sequence ATGACCACCGCCGCGCCGATCCTGCTCACCCCCGGCCCGCTGACCACGTCGGCCCGTACGCGCCAGGCCATGCTGGTGGACTGGGGTTCATGGGATGAGCGCTTCAACCAACTCACCGCGAGTGTCTGCGAGCAGTTGCTGGCGATCCTCAATGGCGCCGACAGTCACCACTGCGTGCCCCTGCAAGGCAGCGGCACGTTCGCCGTCGAAGCGGCGATTGGCACGCTGGTGCCGCGTGACGGCAAGGTACTGGTGCTGATCAACGGCGCCTACGGCAAGCGCCTGGCGAAGATCTGCGCAGTACTTGGCCGCGATTTCAGCACCTTTGAAACCGCCGAAAATGAGCCCAGCACTGCCGCCGCTGTGGACCGCCTGCTGCACGCCGACCCGGCCATCACCCACGTGGCATTGATCCACTGCGAAACCAGCACGGGCATTCTCAACCCGCTGCCGGACATCGCCCAGGTGGTTAAAACCCACGAAAAACGCTTGATCATCGACGCGATGAGCTCCTTCGGCGCGCTGCCGATCGATGCCCGTGAAGTGCCGTTCGACGCGCTGATCGCAGCGTCCGGCAAATGCCTGGAAGGCGTGCCTGGCATGGGTTTCGTGTTCGCCAACAAGCAGGCACTGGCCGCCGCCGAAGGCAACTGCCATTCCCTGGCCATGGACCTGTTCGACCAGCAGCGCTACATGGCCAAGACCGGGCAATGGCGCTTCACCCCGCCGACCCACGTGGTCGCCGCGTTGCACGAAGCCCTGCTGCAATATCACGAAGAAGGCGGATTGCCCGCGCGCCACCAACGCTACGCCCGCAACTGCCAGGCGCTGCTGGATGGCATGGCCGAACTGGGCCTGCGCAGTTTTCTGCCGGCGGCGATCCAGGCGCCGATCATCGTGACCTTTCATGCGCCGCAAGACCCGCGCTACCAGTTCAAGGACTTCTACGAACGGGTCAAGGCCAAGGGTTTCATCCTTTACCCCGGCAAATTGACCGAAGTCGACACTTTCCGCGTGGGCTGCATCGGCCATGTCGACGCCGCCGACATGCGCGCCGCCGTCGCCGCCATCGCCCAGGCGTTGCACGCCATGCACATCAACCTTTCATCGTTTGGATCGCAGCCATGA
- the phnX gene encoding phosphonoacetaldehyde hydrolase: protein MNYQNPNTLQAVILDWAGTVVDFGSFAPTQIFVEAFAEFDVQVSIDEARGPMGMGKWDHIRTLCNQPQVAERYRKAFGRVPTDDDVTAIYQRFMPLQIEKIAEHSALIPGALDTIARLRVQGIKIGSCSGYPKQVMDKVVALAATNGYFADHVVATDEVPNGRPWPAQALANVIALGIDDVAACVKVDDTVPGILEGRRAGMWTVALTCSGNALGLTYEQFRDLDAAALNSERKRIEKLFEGSRPHYLIDTINDLPAVITDINQRLARGEMPQSH from the coding sequence ATGAACTATCAAAACCCCAACACCCTGCAGGCCGTTATCCTCGACTGGGCCGGCACCGTGGTCGATTTCGGCTCCTTCGCCCCCACGCAGATCTTTGTCGAAGCCTTCGCCGAGTTCGACGTGCAAGTCTCCATCGATGAGGCCCGTGGCCCGATGGGCATGGGCAAGTGGGACCATATCCGCACGCTCTGCAATCAGCCGCAGGTGGCCGAGCGTTATCGCAAGGCCTTTGGGCGTGTGCCGACGGATGATGACGTAACTGCCATCTACCAGCGTTTCATGCCGTTGCAGATCGAGAAAATCGCCGAGCACTCGGCGCTGATTCCCGGCGCCCTCGACACCATTGCGCGCCTGCGGGTGCAGGGCATCAAGATCGGCTCCTGCTCCGGCTACCCCAAGCAGGTCATGGACAAAGTCGTCGCCCTGGCCGCCACCAATGGCTACTTCGCCGACCACGTGGTCGCCACCGACGAAGTGCCCAACGGCCGCCCATGGCCAGCCCAGGCGCTGGCGAACGTGATTGCGCTGGGCATTGACGATGTGGCGGCTTGCGTAAAGGTCGACGACACCGTGCCGGGCATCCTCGAAGGCCGCCGCGCCGGCATGTGGACCGTCGCCCTCACCTGCTCGGGCAATGCGCTGGGCCTGACCTATGAGCAATTCCGCGACCTGGACGCCGCCGCCCTGAACAGCGAGCGCAAACGCATCGAGAAACTGTTCGAAGGCTCACGCCCGCACTACCTGATCGACACTATCAACGACCTGCCTGCTGTCATCACCGACATCAACCAGCGCCTGGCCCGCGGTGAAATGCCACAAAGCCACTGA
- a CDS encoding cytochrome b codes for MPWKNSDTRYSTMSIALHWLMVVLLAVVYACIELRGQFPKGSGARTLIVEMHFMFGLTVFVLVWLRLFARSLGVAPKIVPTPPQWQSLLATLMHVALYALMIGMPIAGWLIVSAEGHSVMFYGIELPPLIAENKALAKQIEGWHVLFGKIGYWLIGLHALAGIIHHYILRDNTALRMMPGRSGLAREGGGSVTKSVE; via the coding sequence ATGCCGTGGAAAAACTCCGATACGCGCTACAGCACCATGTCGATTGCGCTGCACTGGTTGATGGTGGTGCTGCTGGCGGTGGTTTACGCCTGCATAGAGTTACGCGGCCAATTCCCCAAAGGCAGTGGCGCGCGAACGTTGATCGTCGAAATGCACTTTATGTTCGGCCTGACCGTGTTCGTGCTGGTGTGGCTGCGCCTGTTTGCACGCAGCCTGGGGGTGGCACCGAAAATCGTGCCGACGCCGCCACAATGGCAAAGCCTGCTGGCCACGCTGATGCATGTTGCGCTGTATGCATTGATGATCGGCATGCCGATTGCCGGTTGGCTGATCGTCAGCGCCGAGGGGCATTCGGTGATGTTCTACGGCATCGAGTTGCCGCCGTTGATCGCTGAGAACAAGGCGCTGGCCAAGCAGATTGAAGGCTGGCACGTGCTGTTCGGCAAGATCGGCTACTGGCTGATCGGGCTGCATGCATTGGCGGGGATCATTCACCATTACATCCTGCGCGATAACACGGCGCTGCGCATGATGCCGGGTAGGAGCGGGCTCGCTCGCGAAGGCGGCGGGTCAGTCACCAAATCTGTTGAATGA
- a CDS encoding 1-aminocyclopropane-1-carboxylate deaminase/D-cysteine desulfhydrase: MGPFDWLPHAPLEPLQLDWLNGVELAVLRLDCIDPLISGNKWFKLTEHLAQAHMAGASGVISLGGAHSNHLHALAAAGKRFGFPTVGLLRGHPQDTPTVLDLNTFGMQLHWLGYGGYRARHEADFWLPWHAQYPQFHAVPEGGGGIAGALGCAVLVEQVRGQLGNLGWADYDAWWLAAGTGTTVAGLALAEAGAHPVYGAMAVPDDHGVERNVQAIVQGGYQLLDASRGGFAKVDPLLLAFIEHTEQASGMPLEPLYTGKALLALKHQIEAGRFAAGTRLIFVHTGGLQGRRGFEI; this comes from the coding sequence ATGGGCCCTTTCGACTGGCTTCCCCACGCACCGCTCGAACCTTTGCAGCTGGATTGGCTGAACGGCGTCGAGTTGGCTGTGCTGCGCCTGGACTGCATCGACCCGCTGATCAGCGGCAACAAGTGGTTCAAGCTCACCGAGCACCTGGCCCAGGCGCACATGGCCGGTGCCAGCGGGGTCATCAGCCTCGGCGGCGCTCACTCCAACCACCTGCACGCCCTGGCGGCAGCCGGCAAACGTTTCGGTTTCCCCACTGTCGGCCTGTTACGCGGCCACCCTCAAGACACGCCCACTGTTCTCGACCTCAACACCTTCGGCATGCAGCTGCATTGGCTGGGGTATGGCGGCTATCGTGCGCGGCATGAGGCGGATTTCTGGCTGCCGTGGCACGCACAGTATCCGCAGTTCCATGCCGTGCCCGAAGGCGGCGGTGGAATAGCGGGTGCCTTGGGCTGCGCGGTACTGGTCGAGCAGGTGCGCGGGCAGTTGGGCAACCTGGGTTGGGCCGATTACGATGCCTGGTGGCTGGCGGCAGGCACCGGCACCACCGTGGCCGGGCTGGCGCTGGCAGAGGCGGGCGCGCACCCGGTGTACGGCGCAATGGCCGTGCCTGACGATCACGGCGTTGAGCGAAACGTGCAGGCCATCGTGCAGGGCGGTTATCAACTGCTGGACGCCAGCCGAGGTGGCTTCGCCAAAGTCGATCCGCTATTGCTCGCATTTATTGAGCACACCGAACAAGCCTCCGGCATGCCGTTGGAGCCGCTCTACACCGGCAAGGCCCTGCTGGCGCTCAAACACCAGATCGAGGCCGGACGCTTCGCCGCCGGCACCCGCCTGATCTTCGTGCACACCGGCGGCCTGCAAGGCCGCCGAGGGTTTGAAATCTAG
- a CDS encoding NADPH-dependent 2,4-dienoyl-CoA reductase, with protein sequence MTAAAYPHLLAPLDLGFTTLRNRTLMGSMHTGLEEKTGGFERMAAYFAERARGGVGLMVTGGIGPNDEGGVYAGAAKLTTDEEAQKHKIVTQAVHEAGGKICMQILHAGRYAYSPKQVAPSAIQAPINPFKPKELDEEGIEKQIQDFVTCSLLAQVAEYDGVEIMGSEGYFINQFLAAHTNHRTDRWGGSYENRMRLAVEIVRRVREAVGPNFIIIFRLSMLDLVEGGSSWEEIVQLAKAIEQAGATIINTGIGWHEARIPTIATKVPRGAFSKVTAKLRGAVQIPLITTNRINTPEIAEQILAEGDADMVSMARPFLADPEFVNKAAEGRADEINTCIGCNQACLDHTFGGKLTTCLVNPRACYETELNYLPVKQIKKIAVVGAGPAGLAAATVAAERGHQVTLFDSASEIGGQFNIAKRVPGKEEFFETLRYFKRKLQTTHVEVCLNTRVDAAQLAAGGYDEIILATGIAPRTPAIPGIDNAKVLSYLDVILERKPVGKRVAVIGAGGIGFDVSEFLVHAGVSTSLDREAFWKEWGIDTQLQARGGVAGIKPAPHAPAREVFLLQRKASKVGDGLGKTTGWIHRTGLKNKRVQMLNSVEYLKIDDQGLHIRIGADGEPQVLAVDNIVICAGQDPLRELQDGLVAAGQNVHLIGGADVAAELDAKRAINQGSRLAAEL encoded by the coding sequence ATGACCGCTGCTGCCTACCCGCACCTGCTGGCCCCGTTGGACCTGGGCTTTACCACCTTGCGCAATCGCACCCTGATGGGTTCGATGCACACCGGCCTGGAAGAAAAAACCGGCGGCTTCGAGCGCATGGCCGCCTATTTTGCCGAGCGCGCTCGGGGTGGTGTCGGCCTGATGGTCACCGGCGGTATTGGCCCGAACGATGAGGGCGGCGTGTACGCCGGCGCCGCCAAGCTGACCACCGACGAAGAAGCCCAGAAACACAAGATCGTGACCCAGGCCGTGCACGAGGCGGGCGGCAAGATCTGCATGCAGATCCTCCACGCCGGGCGCTATGCCTACAGCCCCAAGCAGGTCGCACCGAGCGCGATCCAGGCGCCGATCAACCCGTTCAAGCCCAAGGAGTTGGACGAGGAAGGTATCGAGAAGCAGATTCAGGACTTTGTCACCTGCTCGCTGCTGGCCCAGGTCGCCGAATACGACGGCGTGGAAATCATGGGCTCCGAAGGTTATTTCATTAACCAGTTCCTCGCCGCCCACACCAACCATCGCACTGACCGCTGGGGTGGCAGCTACGAAAACCGCATGCGCCTGGCGGTGGAAATCGTGCGCCGGGTGCGCGAGGCCGTCGGCCCGAACTTCATCATTATCTTCCGCCTGTCGATGCTTGACCTGGTGGAAGGCGGCAGTAGCTGGGAAGAAATCGTGCAGTTGGCCAAGGCCATCGAGCAGGCGGGGGCGACGATCATCAACACCGGCATCGGCTGGCACGAAGCGCGTATCCCGACCATCGCCACCAAAGTGCCGCGTGGTGCGTTCAGCAAAGTCACCGCCAAGCTGCGCGGTGCGGTGCAGATTCCGCTGATCACCACCAACCGCATCAATACGCCGGAAATTGCCGAGCAGATCCTCGCCGAGGGCGATGCCGATATGGTCTCGATGGCGCGGCCGTTCCTGGCCGACCCCGAGTTCGTCAACAAGGCCGCTGAAGGTCGCGCCGATGAAATCAACACCTGCATCGGCTGCAACCAGGCCTGCCTGGACCACACCTTCGGCGGCAAGCTGACCACCTGCCTGGTCAACCCGCGTGCGTGCTACGAGACCGAGCTGAACTACCTGCCGGTCAAGCAGATCAAGAAAATCGCCGTGGTCGGCGCAGGTCCTGCAGGCCTGGCGGCGGCCACCGTGGCGGCGGAGCGCGGCCATCAAGTGACCTTGTTCGACTCGGCCAGTGAAATCGGCGGCCAGTTCAATATCGCCAAGCGCGTGCCGGGCAAAGAGGAGTTCTTTGAAACCCTGCGCTACTTCAAGCGCAAATTGCAGACCACCCACGTCGAGGTGTGCCTCAACACCCGTGTGGATGCCGCGCAACTGGCGGCGGGCGGTTACGACGAGATCATCCTGGCCACCGGCATTGCGCCGCGTACCCCGGCGATTCCGGGGATCGATAACGCCAAGGTGCTGAGCTACCTGGACGTGATCCTTGAGCGCAAGCCGGTGGGCAAACGCGTGGCAGTAATTGGCGCTGGCGGTATCGGCTTCGACGTCTCCGAATTCCTCGTGCATGCAGGCGTGTCTACCAGCCTGGACCGTGAAGCGTTCTGGAAAGAGTGGGGCATCGACACCCAACTGCAAGCCCGTGGCGGTGTGGCCGGTATCAAGCCTGCGCCGCATGCACCGGCCCGTGAAGTGTTCCTGCTGCAACGCAAGGCCTCCAAAGTTGGCGACGGCCTGGGCAAGACCACCGGCTGGATCCATCGCACGGGCCTTAAGAACAAGCGGGTGCAGATGCTCAACAGCGTCGAATACCTGAAGATCGATGACCAAGGCCTGCATATCCGCATCGGCGCCGACGGTGAGCCGCAGGTGCTGGCGGTGGACAACATCGTCATCTGCGCCGGCCAGGATCCGCTGCGCGAACTGCAGGATGGCCTGGTCGCCGCAGGCCAGAACGTGCACCTGATCGGCGGCGCCGATGTGGCGGCCGAGCTCGATGCCAAGCGCGCCATCAACCAAGGCTCGCGCCTGGCGGCGGAGCTGTAA
- a CDS encoding carbon-nitrogen hydrolase family protein, giving the protein MRKLLAFTLVMALVAATTAYLVWTQERPVAHYLSDLRITLAVNEGQPADRGNLLGIQPELFPADYQSLERLHLKLAAYLQKARDQGLINSKTIVVLPEHIGTWLMLSGEKNELYQAVHLKDAMNWLSASNPLQFARAWISAKGDNRMEDAYLRMKAPAMARDYQVLFGGLAKEFGVTLVAGSIALPNPTVEQGQLHIGHGALYNASLVFGADGLPVGQPQRQFYPIYDERGFIEPGDENLVSVVDTPAGRLGILIGSDSWYPDNYRKLNEQGAQLVAVPAFVTGRETWDRPWRGFKSVSTPPEISLKPEELSEGEAWRRLTLISQQPISQATAGMSVFLRGQFWDLGTAGHSFLSSNGQINADSGARGARLLNIWL; this is encoded by the coding sequence ATGCGTAAACTTCTAGCCTTCACCCTCGTCATGGCCCTGGTTGCCGCCACCACCGCGTATCTGGTCTGGACCCAGGAGCGCCCTGTGGCGCATTACCTGTCGGACCTGCGCATCACTTTGGCCGTCAATGAAGGCCAGCCCGCTGATCGTGGCAACTTGCTGGGTATCCAGCCGGAGCTGTTCCCCGCCGATTATCAGAGCCTGGAACGCCTGCACCTGAAGCTGGCGGCTTATCTGCAAAAGGCTCGGGACCAAGGGTTGATCAACAGCAAGACCATCGTCGTGCTGCCGGAACACATCGGCACCTGGCTGATGCTCAGCGGCGAGAAGAACGAGCTGTATCAGGCGGTCCATTTAAAGGACGCGATGAACTGGCTGTCAGCCAGCAACCCGCTGCAGTTCGCACGCGCGTGGATCAGCGCCAAGGGCGATAACCGCATGGAAGACGCCTACCTGCGCATGAAAGCGCCCGCCATGGCGCGCGACTATCAGGTGCTGTTCGGCGGGTTGGCCAAAGAGTTTGGCGTGACGCTGGTGGCCGGCTCCATCGCCCTGCCCAACCCGACCGTCGAACAAGGGCAACTGCACATTGGCCATGGCGCGCTGTACAACGCCAGCCTGGTGTTTGGTGCCGATGGCTTGCCGGTGGGCCAGCCACAGCGCCAGTTCTATCCGATCTACGATGAGCGCGGCTTTATCGAACCGGGCGATGAAAACCTCGTCAGCGTGGTCGATACCCCGGCCGGGCGCCTGGGCATCCTGATCGGCAGCGACAGCTGGTACCCGGACAACTACCGCAAACTCAACGAGCAAGGCGCGCAATTGGTCGCCGTGCCTGCCTTTGTGACCGGCCGCGAGACGTGGGACCGCCCATGGCGCGGTTTCAAAAGCGTTTCGACACCGCCCGAAATCAGCCTCAAACCCGAAGAGCTCAGCGAAGGCGAAGCCTGGCGTCGCCTCACGCTGATCAGCCAGCAACCCATCAGCCAGGCCACTGCCGGCATGAGCGTGTTCCTGCGCGGGCAGTTCTGGGATCTGGGCACTGCCGGGCACAGCTTTCTCAGCAGCAACGGGCAAATCAATGCCGACAGCGGTGCCCGTGGCGCGCGCCTGCTGAATATCTGGTTGTAG
- a CDS encoding AraC family transcriptional regulator yields the protein MKPVRLGDLSVGFVHTLADAIQSHGLDPQPLLLQYGLDPARLAEAGARLSIPRYMRLGHAAIQLTGDPGLGLRMGQLSRLSQAGLAGVTAAQAPNVREAARALTRFEALYGSNYRGQSSFHEDAEGAWLRFYSISPYNAYNRFVVDSIIAGWLQQLSSVALQPVQAQRIDIEFEAPEYSEHYSVLGDSPVSFGAEANQLRLSQNTLALRNPQHCPSTWQLLLKLCEAELEQLTRTRSLRERITRLLGPMLNGGREPDLEEVAARLKLPTWTLRRKLADEGTQFRAILNDTRRDLAMTYIRDTELAFGEIAYLLGFASAQAFQRAFRRWNNQTPGEFRRSQRHSA from the coding sequence TTGAAGCCGGTGCGCCTTGGCGATCTGTCGGTGGGTTTCGTGCACACCTTGGCGGATGCTATTCAAAGCCACGGCCTGGACCCGCAACCGTTGCTCCTGCAATACGGCCTTGACCCGGCACGCTTGGCAGAAGCCGGCGCACGCTTGTCGATCCCGCGCTATATGCGCCTGGGCCACGCAGCCATCCAGCTCACCGGCGACCCAGGCCTGGGCCTGCGCATGGGCCAGCTCAGCCGTTTGAGCCAGGCAGGTCTGGCAGGCGTCACCGCCGCACAAGCGCCCAACGTGCGTGAAGCGGCGCGTGCCTTGACCCGTTTTGAAGCGCTGTACGGCTCCAATTACCGCGGGCAATCGAGTTTTCACGAGGATGCCGAAGGCGCCTGGCTGCGGTTTTATTCCATCAGCCCGTACAACGCCTATAACCGCTTTGTGGTGGATTCGATCATCGCCGGCTGGCTGCAGCAGTTATCCAGCGTGGCGCTGCAACCGGTGCAGGCGCAGCGCATCGACATCGAATTTGAAGCCCCCGAGTACAGCGAACACTACAGCGTGCTGGGCGACAGCCCGGTGAGCTTCGGCGCCGAGGCCAATCAACTGCGCCTGAGCCAAAACACGTTGGCACTGCGTAACCCGCAGCATTGCCCGAGTACCTGGCAGCTGTTGTTGAAGTTGTGTGAAGCAGAGTTGGAGCAGTTGACGCGCACCCGCAGCTTGCGCGAGCGCATTACCCGTTTGCTCGGGCCGATGCTCAATGGTGGCCGGGAACCCGACCTGGAAGAAGTGGCGGCACGCTTGAAGCTGCCGACCTGGACGCTGCGCCGCAAACTGGCCGATGAAGGCACGCAGTTTCGCGCGATTCTCAACGACACCCGCCGCGATTTGGCCATGACCTACATTCGCGATACGGAGCTGGCGTTCGGCGAGATCGCCTACTTGCTCGGGTTTGCCTCAGCCCAGGCGTTTCAACGGGCGTTCAGGCGGTGGAACAACCAGACCCCAGGGGAATTTCGCCGCAGTCAGCGGCATTCCGCCTGA